From Caldibacillus debilis DSM 16016, a single genomic window includes:
- the qcrB gene encoding menaquinol-cytochrome c reductase cytochrome b subunit, giving the protein MLNKIYDWIDERLDITPIWRDIADHEVPEHVNPAHHFSAFVYCFGGLTFFVVVIQILSGMFLAMYYVPDIKNAWESVYYLQYEVAFGQIVRGMHHWGASIVIVMMFLHTLRVFFQGAYKKPRELNWIVGVCIFAVMLGLGLTGYLLPWDMKALFATKVTLNIVESVPLIGPWLKTLLAGDPYITGAQTLARFFAIHVFFLPAALLLLIGIHFILIRRQGISGPL; this is encoded by the coding sequence TTGCTAAACAAGATTTATGATTGGATCGATGAACGCCTGGACATCACGCCGATCTGGCGGGACATCGCCGACCATGAAGTTCCGGAACATGTAAACCCCGCCCACCATTTTTCCGCTTTCGTCTACTGTTTCGGCGGGCTGACCTTTTTTGTCGTCGTCATTCAAATCCTGTCCGGAATGTTTTTGGCGATGTATTATGTTCCGGATATTAAAAACGCCTGGGAATCGGTCTATTATCTGCAATATGAAGTGGCTTTCGGGCAAATCGTCCGGGGCATGCACCATTGGGGCGCCAGCATCGTGATCGTCATGATGTTTTTACATACGCTGCGCGTGTTTTTCCAAGGCGCGTATAAAAAGCCGAGGGAGCTTAACTGGATCGTCGGGGTCTGCATCTTTGCCGTCATGCTCGGTTTGGGTCTGACCGGCTATCTCTTGCCCTGGGACATGAAGGCCCTGTTTGCGACGAAGGTTACGCTGAATATCGTGGAATCGGTTCCGCTGATCGGTCCGTGGCTGAAAACGCTGCTTGCGGGCGACCCGTACATTACCGGTGCACAAACGCTGGCGAGATTTTTCGCCATTCACGTATTTTTCCTCCCTGCGGCATTGCTGCTTTTGATCGGGATCCACTTCATCCTGATCCGGAGACAGGGGATTTCCGGTCCGCTGTAA
- a CDS encoding YpiF family protein codes for MRWTAKDAALFAGERKYVDTLLIPFVPVTFGEGAKEAANSGEFVEILGHLLEKQFKGRVLLLPPYTYFAEFSGEKRRRLLDEWLHPVREADFRFVFFLSSDRSWKELLSDEDGEFLWVPSVPLEHLDEQNKRAIMENQAGQLLNIFVEKWQKAEISS; via the coding sequence TTGCGATGGACGGCGAAAGACGCGGCCTTGTTTGCCGGCGAAAGGAAATACGTGGATACGCTCCTGATCCCGTTTGTGCCGGTAACTTTCGGGGAGGGCGCCAAGGAAGCGGCGAATTCCGGAGAGTTTGTGGAAATTCTCGGCCATCTTTTGGAAAAGCAGTTTAAGGGAAGGGTGTTGCTGCTTCCGCCGTATACATATTTTGCGGAATTTTCCGGGGAAAAAAGGCGCCGCCTGCTTGACGAATGGCTCCATCCCGTCCGCGAGGCGGATTTCCGTTTCGTATTCTTCCTTTCTTCCGACCGGAGCTGGAAGGAGTTGCTTTCGGACGAGGACGGGGAATTTCTCTGGGTTCCTTCGGTACCCCTCGAGCATTTGGATGAACAAAACAAGCGGGCCATAATGGAAAACCAGGCCGGGCAACTATTAAATATTTTTGTAGAAAAATGGCAGAAAGCGGAAATTTCATCATGA
- a CDS encoding QcrA and Rieske domain-containing protein — MSKQRVTRRQFLTYTLMGVGGFMAAGTVMPMLRFAVDPVLEAKKGGDFIATNVKVDELTSEPVRVDFKYKQVDGWYESEVTQTAWVYKDEKGDIVALSPVCKHLGCTVNWNGSPKHPNMFFCPCHNGLYEKDGKNVPNTPPTKPLDIFDYQVKDGYLYLSMRAKERGGA; from the coding sequence ATGAGTAAACAACGGGTGACGAGACGGCAATTTTTGACCTATACATTGATGGGTGTGGGAGGCTTCATGGCTGCCGGAACGGTGATGCCGATGCTCCGTTTTGCCGTCGATCCGGTTCTGGAGGCGAAAAAGGGCGGCGATTTTATCGCCACGAATGTGAAAGTGGATGAATTGACCAGCGAACCGGTCCGCGTTGATTTCAAATATAAGCAGGTGGACGGCTGGTATGAATCGGAAGTGACGCAAACGGCATGGGTATATAAGGACGAAAAAGGCGATATCGTCGCGTTGTCCCCCGTTTGCAAACATTTGGGCTGCACCGTGAACTGGAACGGAAGCCCGAAGCATCCGAACATGTTCTTTTGCCCGTGCCATAACGGGCTGTACGAAAAGGACGGAAAAAACGTTCCCAACACGCCGCCGACGAAACCGTTGGACATATTCGATTATCAAGTCAAAGACGGGTATTTGTACTTGAGCATGCGAGCGAAAGAAAGAGGGGGGGCGTAA
- a CDS encoding ReoY family proteolytic degradation factor encodes MATPVSVNEKKEFIRWFLNNYQLKKRECVWILNYLMSHDLLMEKVHFVEHAQFCPRGMIMSTVCVDDVPFRFYKESVMTTDAEKSFHDIRLNRNEDIYIQLNFKEMHQSHRYAAVLEENPYVPDILYITEQDRELAEKFLQASRENFLRERLKREIDAALDRGDKELFMELTEQLKSINPDG; translated from the coding sequence ATGGCCACTCCTGTTTCCGTCAACGAAAAAAAGGAGTTTATCCGATGGTTTTTGAACAATTATCAATTGAAAAAGCGGGAATGCGTCTGGATCCTGAATTATTTGATGAGCCATGACCTTTTGATGGAAAAGGTCCATTTCGTGGAACATGCCCAGTTTTGCCCGAGGGGAATGATCATGTCCACCGTCTGTGTGGACGACGTGCCGTTCCGGTTTTACAAGGAATCGGTCATGACCACGGACGCGGAAAAATCCTTCCATGACATCCGCCTGAACCGGAACGAGGATATTTACATCCAGCTGAATTTTAAAGAGATGCATCAATCCCACCGATATGCGGCCGTATTGGAAGAAAATCCGTACGTGCCGGATATCCTGTACATTACGGAACAGGACAGGGAACTGGCCGAGAAATTTTTGCAGGCTTCCCGGGAAAACTTTTTAAGGGAAAGGCTGAAAAGGGAAATCGACGCAGCGCTTGACCGGGGAGACAAGGAATTGTTTATGGAACTGACGGAGCAGCTGAAATCGATCAATCCGGATGGATGA